The genomic region CAACGACATCACTCATTGCTCGGTGGGCCCCTTCATCTTCAATATTAAAATGACGTCTTAAAGATTCTAAAGAATTAACAGGGCTTTCTCCGTAGAGTCGGGCCAACCGCAGTGTATCAAGAGTGCGATTATTGCGAATATTAGTCGGGATAGAGTGCTTCTGAGCAGCTCTTGCTATCATATCAATATCGAACTTAACCCCATGGCCAATAATAATATGGTTGGAAACGATTTTTAGAACGAAAGGAAGGATTTGATCAATCGATGGCTTACCTTTAACCATGTCCATGGTGATGTGGTGGATTGCAATAGATGATTCGGGAATATGGCAAGAGGGATCCACGAGAGATTCAAAGCTTTCAAGAACCTCAGAAAAAGTAAACTTTGCAATAGCAACTTCTATAATCTGATCCTTTTCAACATCTAGACCTGTTGTCTCACAGTCCAAACAAACAAAAATTTCTTTTTCTATATCCATAATTAATTAAACACATCCCCTATCATTTTTATTAACTTATCACGCCCAACAGGCTTATTTACAGAATAATGGACGTAATGCAAATTTTCACAAGCAAACGCATTGAGGATTTTTTGGGTATTAGCGGCTAATTCGTTACGCGTGACTTTATCGGCTTTCGTTAAGATGAGAATGGCGGCTTTCCCTGACTGAGCAATCCACTCCATAAATTCTTTATCTTCGTCGTTTGGGACTCTCCTAATATCAAATAAAAATAGAATGAGCTGGAGAGGTTCTCGTTTTTCAAGGTAAGTTTGAATCATAGGACCCCACTTCTTTCTCACCGAAGGAGGAACTTTTGCATAACCATAGCCGGGCAAATCTGCAAATACGAGCTGCTTGCCAAGCTTAAAAAAGTTTAAACACTGAGTTTTACCTGGCGTTGCAGACGTTTTAACAAGCCCCTTGGCTCTAAATAAATCATTGAGAAGACTCGATTTTCCCACATTTGAACGCCCAGCTACAGCAATTTCACGAAGGAGCTCCCCTCGATCATCCTTCAAATCAGGGCATTTCTCCAAAGAGACCGCGGTCGTCACAAACTCTGCATCTTTAAATAAAAAACCTTTCATTCTATAACAATTTCTCGCTGCATCTCTTCAAGAACTTTTATGGTTATTTTCACACAATTTGATGGGATAAATAGAGCAATCCTTTCTGACCATTCCACACAGCAAATGCTATTTCTATCGTGCATAAATTCATCAAATCCCATGCTTAAAAACTCATCGAAGTCGCGAAGGCGATAAAGATCAAAATGATAAACCGTCGGAGTTCCCGGATAAATATTGAGATAGGCAAATGTCGGACTGCAAACATCATCAAGGGAACTTTTGTTGATTTCTTGAACGAGTCCTTTAATAAAGGTAGTCTTCCCGGCCGCTAAATCACCAAAAAAACAAATAATCGCCCCCTTTGGGAGGCTTTTTGCAAAGGTTTTGCCTGCGTTGATTGTCTCTTCAGCCGAAGACGTAACAATTCTCACCTAGCTTTCAATCCACTGAGTAACATTTGGAGTAAACGCATCAATTTCCGCTAAGGATTCTACAAATGCTGTGATTTTATCTTCCGTAAGTTGCTTTTGAATAAAATCGAGAAAATGCTCTTCAATCTGAAAGCGATTCTGATTTTGCACTTCAAAAAGAGAGAGTTTTTTTAAGTAATTCTTTTTAAAATCATCGATTACGGCTTGTTTACTGTTAAACAACTTACCGCTTAACACTGAAGAATAGACCATTTTCTTAATAGGTTCTTTCGGCTTTGCCTTGGCGATATAACTTTTAATCACTTCTGGATCTTCTGAAACAAAAAATCTTTTTACCTTGAGCCCGCCCACACGCTCTTTGTTTTCCGGACATTTGGAAACCCAATCATAAATTGCATCCTGTGGATTAGGGTGCGTATTGTCTCCAAAAACTTTTCCAGTAAAAGGACAAATGTAAACCTTTGTCGTCTGCTCGTTAACACTTGAATGGCCTAAAGTGATTTTGATTTCCGCTTCATGCCACAGTTTATTCGCATCCTCTAAAACTTTGATCGCATCTCTGTCACTCTGATAAATGATTTTATCACGGGGAAAAAGAACCGGCTGAAGATTAAATTTCTTTTCTACGAAGAAGAGGTAAGTATTGACAAGCTCGGCAGAAGGATGTGCGTTCAAAAAATTTTTCAGTGCAGCTTGAAGATCTTCAGTGATGACAACTTTAGACATCGATACCTCTAAAGGAAATGATTGTTAAGGTAATTATAGTGCAGCCAATGAGTGATTCTATTTGATTAAGTTCTATTAATCAAGAGATTTTTTTCCCCAAAAGATACTGGAAATCAAAGAGCTTCTTATCTTGGGATGCAACAATGGCGCCTTGAGTTAGAGCCAACCTTCCCCTTTCAAGTTTTTGTTTACTTTTAAACTAGTGTTAAGTCGCGAAGGAAGGTCTCTTTAAAGGATGCTAGTTTTTTGCTTCTTACTATGAGGCAATGTGCATTCTATGAAAAAGATACCTATCAATTTCTATCGGTTCATTAAAGCTTTCAAAATTAAGGTTTTTTTCTTCAAAACTTCCCTGATTTCCTTCACGCTAATTTTAGGCTTTAAGTTCAATGGGCGAGGCAATAATTCCCGCTAGTAGCGCTCGAAGGCGTGTGTGGAAGCATTGGGTAGCAAATAGAAGAAGTTCTTCTGAACTATTACTATTTGGCAATTTTTGGATAAGTAGGGGGGTCAATCTTTCTTTATTCGTTGAAAAGTAGGGGTTACATTTATAAATGAAGCACTTTTGATGAAATCTCCTATTATTCTTTTTCTAAAGCAATTAATTTGTTATAATATTTTCCAAAAAACCGGTTTTTATATGCCTAACGTTTTCCGAAAAGACTTTGATCCTAGAGAATTTCCGGACTATAAACCGAAAATTTTGAAGAAAGAGTTAAAGATTAATTTTAATGGCAAAGAGTATCTATGCACAAAAATCCTTGAGAAAGAGTATCGAGGTATTGATCGCTTCCTCATCTGCTGTAAGGCGATAGTTGAAATCGTTGGTACTGGTGGGATTTTGTTGTTTTTTTCCGAAAGTGCGCGTCAAGACTGGCATGCTGCTAGGTTTGGGAAAAAAGAAATTTATATTCTTCAGGGAAAAAATGCACACGAAATTGGTTCAGAAAGGCTTCTTTTGCCTGAAGATCCACTAAAGGCTGAAGAAGTTGCTGAAGAACTTCTTAAAGATGAACCAGAAGTGATAGCACCAACTTTAAAAGAGCTAGAGCATCAAGAAGATCCTTTTGATTTTGCAAACTTGCCCATTGAAACCCAGCTGCTTATCTATTCTTTTCTGCCAATTAAAACTGTTGCCCAAATGAAGGAAGTCTCACAAGAAACACAGGCTTCTGCACAAACCTTTTTGCAACTTTTGGAAGTGAATATTTGCCTTCTTCCAGCCTTAGCTAAAAAATCATTGAAAAAATATGAAGAGTGCCTAGCTTTTATTTTAGATCACCCAAAACTAAAATCCAATCTGGGGGGAAATAAGACAATTAAAGACCTTTTCTTTGAGCATATTCTATCCTCTGATTCACCTCAAATTTTTGAGAATTTATCAGAAAGTCAGCTAATAGCTCTCATAAATCTTTTTATAGAAAAAGCTTCACAGATCCAATTTCAAAGGCTCTTCATTAACTGTGCTTCCCAAAAATCTGCCAATTTTAAACACCTCTATCCAAAGCTTCTTATCTGCTTGCTTGAACCCCTAACCGACCAACAGCTAGAGGACGTGAAAAGAAGTTGTCAAAGTATTTTATCAAAATAACCCACAAAACCCTATTTGGGATAAGACCAAATCTGTTTTTCATGAAATAGCAGAATGGCGCCACTATATGGAATTGATAACTTATATTGTTGCCCTAGATGCCTTTCATCTACTTAAAGAACCACTAACAGAAAAAGGATCCGCTAATTTAGTGGAACTGTTTCATCTTCCCTTTCCAAACACACCGCGCGCTTACGAATGTGCTTTGACCACAGTATGTCTCATGCTCCAATCCATTTAAGATGAAGATTTGGAAGCGCT from Chlamydiales bacterium STE3 harbors:
- a CDS encoding Uncharacterized protein (Product derived from UniProtKB/Trembl:F8KVH9), which codes for MDIEKEIFVCLDCETTGLDVEKDQIIEVAIAKFTFSEVLESFESLVDPSCHIPESSIAIHHITMDMVKGKPSIDQILPFVLKIVSNHIIIGHGVKFDIDMIARAAQKHSIPTNIRNNRTLDTLRLARLYGESPVNSLESLRRHFNIEDEGAHRAMSDVVVNIDVFKNLCRGFKRLDQVFTALSRPILMKTMPLGKHKGRSLKEIPMDYLLWAARKEFDQDLLFSIRSEIKRRKSGNLFSQAANPFAAL
- a CDS encoding putative GTP-binding protein EngB (Product derived from UniProtKB/Swiss-Prot:Q6MEP0;Gene name derived from UniProtKB/Swiss-Prot:Q6MEP0), whose amino-acid sequence is MKGFLFKDAEFVTTAVSLEKCPDLKDDRGELLREIAVAGRSNVGKSSLLNDLFRAKGLVKTSATPGKTQCLNFFKLGKQLVFADLPGYGYAKVPPSVRKKWGPMIQTYLEKREPLQLILFLFDIRRVPNDEDKEFMEWIAQSGKAAILILTKADKVTRNELAANTQKILNAFACENLHYVHYSVNKPVGRDKLIKMIGDVFN
- a CDS encoding tRNA threonylcarbamoyladenosine biosynthesis protein TsaE (Product derived from UniProtKB/Swiss-Prot:O83845;Gene name derived from UniProtKB/Swiss-Prot:O83845), which translates into the protein MRIVTSSAEETINAGKTFAKSLPKGAIICFFGDLAAGKTTFIKGLVQEINKSSLDDVCSPTFAYLNIYPGTPTVYHFDLYRLRDFDEFLSMGFDEFMHDRNSICCVEWSERIALFIPSNCVKITIKVLEEMQREIVIE
- a CDS encoding hypothetical protein (Product derived from UniProtKB/Swiss-Prot:O84543;Uncharacterized protein CT_538); this translates as MSKVVITEDLQAALKNFLNAHPSAELVNTYLFFVEKKFNLQPVLFPRDKIIYQSDRDAIKVLEDANKLWHEAEIKITLGHSSVNEQTTKVYICPFTGKVFGDNTHPNPQDAIYDWVSKCPENKERVGGLKVKRFFVSEDPEVIKSYIAKAKPKEPIKKMVYSSVLSGKLFNSKQAVIDDFKKNYLKKLSLFEVQNQNRFQIEEHFLDFIQKQLTEDKITAFVESLAEIDAFTPNVTQWIES